Sequence from the Paenibacillus tundrae genome:
GTTATGCCCTAAGTGTGGCCACGAGTTGAACGAAGGTGACTGCGGTTGTGATAACGAAGTTATTGACCCGCGGCTTGCAGGGCTCAAGGATTTTTTTAAATGAGCATGATTGAAAATCGAACGTAACAACTACCTGCAAAGGTTGATTTTGATAAGGAGGTGGGAATAATGGCAGTACCTCAACGGAGAACGTCCAAGACGCGTCGCGACAAACGTCGCACTCACTTTAAATTGGCTGTACCGGGCATGGTGAAATGTGAGCAATGTGGCGAACTGAAACTGAGTCACCACGTTTGCAAAGTGTGCGGAACGTACAAAGCAAGAGAGATCATCTCTCAATAATAGCTAGCTAATAAGTAGTACTTCATTTCGGTGGAGTGCTACTTTTTCTTTTTCAATTTCCTTTCTATTCTATATGGATGGAACTCAAACGCTTTGCTGCTTTACGCTATTTCTTTTCTCTGCGTTCTTGAGATGCTAGTTCAATCTATATAGATATTTTCCCGTATAGGCCGCGGGATTTCATATAATACGGGCGAGTGGAGCGAAGGTTGAGAAGTGCGGATTGTTTTTGGTGGATCAGTCTTTCTTTTTGACACGGGATGAGATATACTATAGTTTAGTACCAGGTTCTAAGATTTGACGTTACATAGATATGAGTTATAACTTGTACGAAGAAGTGCCCTGAATTTAGGGCGTAATTATAGATTAATAAGCATCAAGGATAGAACTGACCGGATGGGCGGTTCCGTAAACGATATAGCTGGGGGGTGTCAGGCATCGAACGTGTACCGAAAAGACAGAGGCAGCAACAGTTGACCAAAATGATCGAAGACAACCCGTTTGTAACGGATCAAGAGCTTACACGACAGTTAAAAGTGAGTATTCAGACGATCCGTCTCGACAGGCTGGAGCTTGGCATACCTGAGCTTCGGGAACGGATGAAACTAATGGCAGAGCGCTCATACGATCAGGTTCGCTCTTTGCCTCTGCATGAGATTATCGGTGATATTGTAGACTTGCAGTTGGATAAGAGTGGAATCTCCTTGTTTGAGATTAAGGAGGAGCATGTCTTTTCCAGAACGGGTATTGCTCGGGGTCACTATGTTTTTGCCCAGGCGAACTCCCTTGCTGTAGCGGTGATTAATGATGAGATCGCGTTGACCGCATCGGCAGACATTCGTTTTGTGCGTTCTGTTCATCTGGCTGAGAAATGTATTGCCAAGGCCTATGTCAGATCAATCTCAGGTCAAAAGGGAAAAGCCAAAGTTGAAGTGTTCACTTATGTGGGGGAAGAGATGGTGTTCCAAGGCAACTTTGTTATCTACCGTTCGGGTGGAGAAGACAGCGTAGAGGGAGGTCAACTGGTATGAAGATTGTCATTGATGCTATGGGAGGCGATAATGCCCCTGCGGCAACGGTCGAAGGGGCGATCGCAGCCGCCACAGAATGGACGGATACACAGATCGTTCTGGTTGGCGACGAAGCCCAAATTGAACCGCTTCTGAGTCAAGCTGCGGTTAAGCCTGCGAATCTGTCCATTCGTCATGCTTCTGAAGTTATCGGTTCGGATGATGAACCTGTGAGAGCTGTCCGCCGTAAAAAGGATGCTTCCATGGTCGTAGCCGGAAGGATGCTGAAGGAAGGTGAAGCAGATGCCATGATCTCTGCGGGCAATACCGGAGCACTCATGACAACCGGATTACTAGTTGTAGGTCGCATGGATGGCATCGAGCGTCCAGCACTCGCACCGATGATTCCAACGATTGATGATGTAGGTGTACTTGCATTGGATCTTGGCGCTAACATGGATGCGAAGCCAGAGCATCTTGCGCAGTATGGACTTATGGGTAGTTTGTATAGACAGAAGGTTCAAGGTGTTGACTCACCGCGAGTGGGTTTGTTGAATGTAGGTACAGAGCCTGGTAAAGGAAACGAACTCACGAAGCATGCCTACCCTTTGCTAGAGCAGTTGCCGATTCGCTTCGTAGGTAATGTTGAAGCTCGTGACGTACTGACAGGTGCATGTGATGTGCTTGTCTGCGACGGGTTTGCAGGAAATATATTGTTGAAATCGCTGGAAGGCACAGCAGGTGCCATTTTTACTCTGCTCAAAGAACAGTTCTCATCGTCACTCAAAAGCAAATTGGCTGCTGCTGTGCTTATGCCTGAGCTGAGAGGTCTGAAACGGAAACTGGATTATACCGAGCATGGCGGCGCGCCGCTTCTCGGTTTAAGCAG
This genomic interval carries:
- the plsX gene encoding phosphate acyltransferase PlsX, whose product is MKIVIDAMGGDNAPAATVEGAIAAATEWTDTQIVLVGDEAQIEPLLSQAAVKPANLSIRHASEVIGSDDEPVRAVRRKKDASMVVAGRMLKEGEADAMISAGNTGALMTTGLLVVGRMDGIERPALAPMIPTIDDVGVLALDLGANMDAKPEHLAQYGLMGSLYRQKVQGVDSPRVGLLNVGTEPGKGNELTKHAYPLLEQLPIRFVGNVEARDVLTGACDVLVCDGFAGNILLKSLEGTAGAIFTLLKEQFSSSLKSKLAAAVLMPELRGLKRKLDYTEHGGAPLLGLSRLVVKSHGSADGNAIKNAVRQARIAVQNQLVESISKEISGK
- the rpmF gene encoding 50S ribosomal protein L32; translation: MAVPQRRTSKTRRDKRRTHFKLAVPGMVKCEQCGELKLSHHVCKVCGTYKAREIISQ
- the fapR gene encoding transcription factor FapR codes for the protein MERVPKRQRQQQLTKMIEDNPFVTDQELTRQLKVSIQTIRLDRLELGIPELRERMKLMAERSYDQVRSLPLHEIIGDIVDLQLDKSGISLFEIKEEHVFSRTGIARGHYVFAQANSLAVAVINDEIALTASADIRFVRSVHLAEKCIAKAYVRSISGQKGKAKVEVFTYVGEEMVFQGNFVIYRSGGEDSVEGGQLV